The Planococcus liqunii genome includes a region encoding these proteins:
- a CDS encoding TerD family protein translates to MAINLSKGQKVDLTKSNPGLTNVIVGLGWDTNKYDGGQDFDLDSSVFLLNSSGKASSEADFVFYNNTIGAAGAVEHTGDNKTGEGDGDDEQVKVNLSTVPSSIERVTFAITIHDAETRGQNFGQVSNSYVRIVNGDTNEELIRYDLGEDFSIETAVVVGELYRHNNEWKFNAIGSGYQGGLGALVKDFGLDA, encoded by the coding sequence ATGGCAATCAATTTATCTAAAGGGCAAAAAGTGGACTTAACAAAATCAAATCCAGGATTAACAAACGTAATTGTCGGTCTTGGCTGGGATACAAACAAGTACGACGGAGGACAGGACTTTGACCTTGATTCATCTGTTTTCTTATTGAACTCAAGCGGCAAAGCTTCTTCTGAAGCGGATTTTGTTTTCTATAACAACACAATCGGTGCAGCTGGTGCAGTAGAGCATACAGGCGACAACAAGACGGGCGAAGGAGACGGCGACGATGAGCAAGTGAAAGTGAACTTATCTACGGTCCCATCTTCGATCGAACGCGTTACATTCGCCATTACGATCCATGATGCAGAAACACGCGGCCAGAACTTTGGCCAAGTCAGCAACTCTTACGTGCGCATTGTAAACGGCGACACGAACGAAGAATTGATCCGCTACGATTTAGGGGAAGATTTCTCTATCGAAACAGCGGTTGTCGTTGGTGAGCTTTACCGCCACAACAATGAATGGAAGTTTAATGCGATCGGCAGCGGCTATCAAGGCGGGCTCGGTGCACTTGTTAA
- a CDS encoding TerD family protein, translating into MAINLVKGQKIDLTKGRSSLSSIMVGLGWDPVTTKKSGGFLSGLLGGGGGGGADVDCDASVILLDENGKLSGKENLIYFGNKKSKDGSVVHSGDNLTGAGEGDDETIQIDLKRISPSVHRLVFVVNIYNAKQKKQDFGMIQNAFIRLVDNQSKEEMIHYNLTENYAGKMSLILGEMYRQGTDWKFSAVGEGTIDPDIGSIANKYA; encoded by the coding sequence ATGGCTATCAATCTCGTAAAAGGTCAAAAAATTGATTTAACTAAAGGACGTTCGTCACTTTCAAGCATCATGGTCGGACTTGGCTGGGACCCGGTCACTACCAAAAAAAGCGGCGGCTTTTTAAGCGGACTGCTTGGCGGCGGTGGCGGTGGTGGAGCGGATGTGGATTGTGACGCTTCAGTTATCTTGCTTGATGAAAACGGGAAGTTAAGTGGGAAAGAAAACCTCATTTATTTCGGCAACAAAAAAAGCAAAGACGGCAGCGTCGTCCATTCCGGCGATAACTTGACCGGTGCAGGCGAAGGAGACGACGAAACCATCCAAATCGACTTGAAACGGATTTCCCCATCGGTTCATCGTTTGGTCTTTGTCGTAAACATTTACAATGCCAAGCAAAAGAAACAGGATTTCGGCATGATTCAAAATGCATTTATCCGTTTGGTGGACAACCAATCGAAAGAAGAGATGATCCATTACAATTTGACTGAGAACTACGCAGGCAAAATGTCGCTGATTCTTGGTGAGATGTACCGCCAGGGAACGGATTGGAAATTCTCGGCTGTCGGAGAAGGCACCATCGATCCGGATATCGGTTCAATCGCAAACAAATACGCATAA
- a CDS encoding glycosyltransferase family 2 protein, translated as MKLISIVVPAYNEEANIMSMYEKLVQELHLLPYQYEIMFINDGSSDGTLQEILKLAERHPDVKYISLTRNFGKESAILAGLHRIQGDAAILMDSDLQHPPELIGQLIEGFEEGFHQVVAKRSRTGDSKFRSFLSSFYYKIVNAVTDVDFVDGEGDFRLLSRKAINSILQLSESNRFSKGLYSWIGLSKKIISYENVQRAKGTSKWSFWSLVNYGIDGIISFNLKPLRVCFYTGFLVLFLSLVYIGVTFYEILKEGVGAPGYFTTITAILFLGGIQLISLGVIGEYVGRIYNETKRRPNFLIDISNADDYDES; from the coding sequence ATGAAGCTTATTTCAATTGTGGTTCCGGCTTACAACGAAGAAGCAAATATTATGAGCATGTATGAAAAGTTGGTCCAGGAACTTCACCTGCTTCCATACCAATATGAAATTATGTTTATTAACGACGGCAGCAGTGATGGAACTCTCCAGGAAATCTTAAAGCTCGCTGAAAGACATCCGGACGTGAAGTACATTTCGCTGACCCGCAATTTCGGCAAAGAGTCCGCCATTTTGGCTGGGCTGCACCGCATCCAGGGCGATGCGGCTATTTTAATGGACAGCGATTTGCAGCATCCTCCCGAATTGATCGGCCAACTGATCGAAGGTTTTGAAGAAGGCTTCCACCAAGTAGTCGCCAAACGCTCCCGGACAGGCGATTCAAAGTTTCGGAGTTTTTTATCTTCCTTCTATTATAAAATCGTCAATGCCGTCACCGATGTCGACTTCGTGGACGGCGAGGGCGATTTCAGGCTGCTCAGCAGAAAAGCCATCAATTCCATCCTTCAGCTCAGTGAAAGCAACCGTTTTTCAAAAGGGCTGTACTCCTGGATTGGCTTAAGCAAAAAAATCATCAGCTACGAAAATGTGCAGCGCGCGAAAGGGACATCCAAATGGTCGTTCTGGAGCTTGGTCAATTACGGCATTGATGGTATTATTTCATTTAACTTAAAGCCTTTGCGCGTTTGTTTTTATACTGGTTTCCTTGTGCTCTTCCTCTCGCTCGTCTATATCGGGGTGACTTTCTACGAAATCCTGAAAGAAGGGGTTGGAGCGCCCGGGTACTTCACCACCATTACTGCAATATTATTTTTGGGAGGAATTCAATTGATCAGCTTAGGCGTGATCGGGGAATACGTTGGCCGGATTTACAATGAAACCAAAAGGCGGCCGAATTTTTTAATCGATATCAGCAATGCGGATGATTACGATGAATCTTAA